Proteins co-encoded in one Lagopus muta isolate bLagMut1 chromosome 25, bLagMut1 primary, whole genome shotgun sequence genomic window:
- the LOC125684495 gene encoding M1-specific T cell receptor alpha chain-like: protein MRQCRAAGLAGLAAVLLVAVSRAQVQQEPSVETSEGIGINITCSHPNTQFSEVIQWYRQLPGRGPAFLVSAVKGSKEVPDPEGQLWVSADRRSSVLRLSRPRLGDAALYYCALGAREAKPGLRPGTNRLGRAGGAVPSGPAGGAAAPPSRPRRAGSADMERVPRTARHPPEKGVPAAHFHECWCHSHLHVISSVALF from the exons atGCGGCAGTGCCGGGCCGCGGGGCTGGCGGGGCTGGCTGCGGTGCTGCTGG tggctgtgagcagagcccaggtgCAGCAGGAGCCTTCGGTAGAGACCAGCGAGGGCATCGGCATCAACATCACCTGCTCACATCCCAACACACAGTTCAGCGAAGTCATTCAGTGGTACCGTCAGCTCCCGGGCCGAGGCCCCGCATTCCTCGTCAGCGCCGTTAAAGGCTCCAAGGAGGTGCCGGACCCggaggggcagctgtgggtgtcGGCAGACCGCCGCTCCAGCGTCCTGCGGCTCTCCCGGCCCCGGCTCGGGGACGCGGCGCTGTATTACTGCGCCTTGGGCGCACGGGAAGCGAAGCCGGGGCTGCGGCCGGGCACGAACCGCTTGGGGCGGGCCGGGGGCGCAGTGCCGTCCGGGCCCGCAGGGGGCGCTGCCGCTcccccctcccggccccgccgagctggcagtgctgacaTGGAACGCGTCCCTCGCACCGCTCGGCATCCTCCGGAGAAAGGCGTTCCAGCTGCACACTTTCATGAGTGCTGGTGTCACAGCCATCTGCATGTGATCTCCTCAGTGGCTCTGTTTTGA